One bacterium genomic region harbors:
- a CDS encoding pyruvate carboxyltransferase: MSEHDYWRIFPRMPRRVRIGDITVRDGFQHLERFISTRAKLYYLEELIFAGCRSIEVTNLGNPHLMPQFADAEVLLAHLRSEAFRKRCAKRGIDIDEVVTTAVTIRETGVDRAVELAAQGVGPDRLLMMVSTEEEHHFANSGCTLPEYWKECERSIRKAHDAGMTMCGTVSTIWGSPIGGATKLEDALEFTRRWLAIGADDIEHADHDGSASAPDVYRYFAMTLDALPDTSLHIAHFHETKRVAAASVLAALQAGITQFEATLGGLGGQPANFLDDSPVPGTGDYYYDDPRYVGLICLEDLLVMVDEMGIAHGWNVDRVLKLGRQLDKTVGFRTRAEAPINGRTLKEGHPRFARPGLAARKAKLGEQPGQKLPADWPAELALPAEAKAQRR, from the coding sequence ATGAGCGAGCACGACTACTGGCGCATCTTCCCGCGCATGCCCCGCCGCGTGCGCATCGGCGACATCACCGTGCGCGACGGCTTCCAGCACCTGGAGCGGTTCATCTCCACGCGCGCCAAACTCTACTACCTCGAGGAGCTGATCTTCGCCGGCTGCCGCTCGATCGAGGTGACGAACCTGGGCAACCCGCACCTGATGCCGCAGTTCGCCGACGCCGAGGTCCTGCTCGCGCATCTGAGAAGCGAGGCCTTCCGCAAGCGCTGCGCGAAGCGCGGCATCGACATCGACGAAGTGGTGACCACGGCGGTGACGATCCGCGAGACGGGCGTGGACCGCGCGGTCGAGCTGGCGGCCCAGGGCGTCGGCCCGGATCGCCTGCTCATGATGGTCTCCACCGAGGAGGAGCACCACTTCGCCAACTCGGGTTGCACGCTGCCCGAGTACTGGAAGGAGTGCGAGCGCTCGATCCGCAAGGCCCACGACGCTGGCATGACGATGTGCGGCACCGTGAGCACGATCTGGGGCAGCCCGATCGGCGGCGCCACCAAGCTCGAGGACGCGCTGGAGTTCACCCGCCGCTGGCTGGCGATCGGCGCCGACGACATCGAGCACGCCGACCACGACGGCAGCGCCTCCGCGCCCGATGTCTACCGCTACTTCGCGATGACGCTGGACGCGCTCCCCGACACCAGCCTGCACATCGCCCACTTCCACGAGACCAAGCGCGTGGCCGCCGCCTCCGTGCTCGCGGCGCTGCAGGCCGGCATCACGCAGTTCGAGGCGACCCTCGGCGGGCTCGGCGGCCAGCCGGCCAACTTCCTCGACGACTCGCCCGTGCCCGGCACCGGCGACTACTACTATGACGACCCGCGCTACGTCGGCCTCATCTGCCTGGAGGACCTGCTCGTCATGGTGGACGAGATGGGCATCGCGCACGGCTGGAACGTGGACCGCGTCCTCAAGCTCGGCCGCCAGCTCGACAAGACCGTGGGCTTTCGCACGCGGGCCGAGGCGCCGATCAACGGGCGCACGCTGAAGGAGGGCCACCCGCGCTTCGCGCGCCCGGGCCTGGCGG